The Neoarius graeffei isolate fNeoGra1 chromosome 25, fNeoGra1.pri, whole genome shotgun sequence genome includes a region encoding these proteins:
- the LOC132873755 gene encoding protocadherin gamma-C5-like has translation MTADEAQTVQSTIRMMSFFKRKIYCCYFILIWNTIEAHVRYVIPEELRGGSVVGNIAKDLGLDLSEVADRKLRIASESGKQYINVAAESGELIVNERIDRESLCGLTVPCLLPLEAVVENPLQLHRVEIEIQDINDNTPSFNSKQRVLNIPESINPGAKFLLESADDPDVGSNSLQSYTLGSNKYFVLNVKTQDGIKIPELVLDKPLDREKQAVQKLVLTAVDGGKPVRSGTCEVTVIVLDNNDNAPQFEKSFYEANIAENEPIGNEIIKVSAVDLDEGANGEIEYVFADKTSDTIKAVFDINPTTGVISVKGKIDFEQANFYKFDLMAKDKGNPQMEGHCSVKIKISDINDNAPEIVITSLSSPVPENSPNGTVIALISTKDADSGENGKVTLTVASASPFRLNPSLSNRYALVTNGPLDREKYPEYEIKLNAVDSGLPALHAEKNVKISISDVNDNPPIFSQKSYTVYTRENTAHGSILCSVSAHDPDLDHNAKISYSILDSKIQDVSVSSYIYINSDNGSIYTMHSFDYEKTKVFQIQVQAKDHGSPSLSSNTTVHVFIVDQNDNTPAVIYPSALLGSVSHQRMPRSAKAGHLVTKVTAVDADSGHNAWISYRLLEATDASLFTVTLHTGEVRTKRSVSEQDDSSQRLLIEIKDNGELVQSTTVTVDILIEDGFHEPISDFRHKNTEPDQKSSRITLYLIVSLASVSLLCLMTFLILLVKCARSSRGSSSCCIRRSDCESKNPNRNLQIQLNTDGPIKYVEVLGGDMMSQSQSFGSYLSPMSEFSDFTLIKPSSTTDFTNTLSVLDASLPDSTWTFESQQVSSDFYSFLLDERFC, from the exons ATGACGGCAGATGAAGCCCAGACAGTCCAGA GCACGATAAGAATGATGTCGTTTTTCAAGAGGAAGATATACTGCTGTTATTTTATCCTTATATGGAATACAATCGAGGCGCATGTCCGTTATGTCATCCCGGAGGAGCTGAGAGGAGGATCGGTGGTTGGAAATATCGCAAAGGACCTCGGTTTGGATTTATCTGAGGTTGCAGATCGTAAATTGCGAATCGCCTCCGAGTCGGGTAAGCAGTACATCAATGTGGCCGCGGAGAGCGGAGAGCTTATTGTCAATGAAAGAATTGATAGAGAGAGCCTCTGTGGGCTCACAGTGCCTTGTTTACTGCCTCTGGAAGCAGTCGTAGAAAATCCCCTACAGTTACATCGCGTGGAAATTGAAATACAAGACATTAATGACAACACTCCGAGCTTTAATTCTAAACAGCGCGTTTTAAATATTCCTGAGTCTATAAATCCTGGCGCAAAATTTCTCCTCGAGAGCGCGGATGATCCTGACGTCGGGTCAAATTCTTTGCAGTCTTATACTCTGGGAAGTAATAAATATTTTGTCTTAAATGTAAAAACTCAAGATGGAATAAAAATCCCGGAGTTAGTCCTGGACAAACCGCTCGATCGAGAAAAGCAGGCGGTTCAGAAGCTCGTACTGACGGCGGTAGACGGCGGAAAACCGGTGCGATCTGGCACTTGTGAAGTCACAGTCATAGTCCTTGATAATAACGACAACGCGCCGCAGTTTGAGAAATCTTTTTATGAAGCAAACATCGCTGAAAATGAGCCCATAGGAAATGAAATAATTAAAGTCAGCGCTGTGGATTTAGACGAGGGAGCAAATGGAGAAATCGAGTATGTTTTTGCAGACAAAACCTCTGACACAATAAAGGCAGTTTTTGATATTAACCCGACTACAGGTGTGATTAGCGTGAAAGGGAAAATAGATTTTGAGCAAGCAAATTTCTACAAATTCGATCTAATGGCCAAAGACAAAGGAAACCCGCAGATGGAAGGGCACTGTAGTGTAAAAATAAAGATCAGTGACATTAATGACAACGCTCCAGAAATAGTCATTACGTCTCTCTCCAGCCCAGTACCAGAAAATTCCCCGAATGGCACCGTCATTGCGCTAATTAGCACGAAAGATGCAGATTCCGGTGAAAATGGAAAAGTGACTCTCACCGTGGCATCGGCCTCACCATTTAGACTGAACCCTTCTCTATCTAATCGTTACGCACTGGTTACAAACGGTCCACTAGATCGTGAGAAATATCCTGAATACGAGATCAAATTAAATGCAGTTGATTCCGGGTTGCCAGCTCTGCATgcagaaaaaaatgtaaaaattagtATCTCTGATGTCAACGATAATCCTCCCATTTTCTCTCAAAAGTCGTATACAGTTTACACAAGAGAAAATACTGCTCATGGGTCAATACTGTGCTCTGTATCAGCACATGACCCGGATCTTGACCATAATGCTAAAATCTCCTACTCCATTTTGGACTCTAAAATTCAAGATGTTTCCGTTTCATCATACATCTACATCAACTCAGATAATGGCAGCATTTACACCATGCACTCATTTGACTATGAGAAGACAAAAGTGTTTCAGATCCAAGTCCAAGCCAAAGATCATGGCTCTCCGTCTCTGAGCAGCAACACCACGGTTCATGTTTTTATTGTGGACCAGAATGACAACACCCCCGCTGTCATTTACCCCTCCGCACTCCTGGGCTCTGTGTCCCATCAGAGGATGCCCCGCTCCGCTAAAGCAGGACACCTGGTTACTAAAGTCACAGCAGTGGATGCTGACTCGGGCCATAATGCCTGGATTTCCTATCGGCTCTTGGAGGCCACGGACGCATCTCTCTTCACTGTCACTTTACACACAGGAGAGGTGAGGACTAAGCGCTCTGTTTCAGAGCAGGATGACTCCTCTCAGAGACTGCTCATAGAGATCAAGGACAACGGAGAACTGGTGCAGTCCACCACAGTCACTGTGGATATACTGATAGAGGACGGCTTTCATGAACCCATCTCAGACTTTAGGCACAAAAACACAGAACCTGATCAGAAAAGCAGCAGAATCACATTATATCTCATCGTTTCTCTTGCCTCCGTCTCATTGCTGTGTTTGATGACATTTTTGATCTTATTGGTAAAATGTGCTCGAAGCAGTAGAGGCAGCTCGAGTTGCTGTATCAGACGGAGTGATTGTGAATCTAAAAACCCCAACAGAAACCTGCAGATCCAACTCAACACTGATGGACCCATTAAATATGTGGAGGTGCTGGGAGGAGACATGATGTCTCAGAGTCAGTCGTTCGGATCTTATCTGTCTCCAATGTCCGAATTCAGTGATTTCACCCTCATTAAGCCCAGCAGCACCACAGACTTTACAAACACTCTCAGTGTGCTTGATGCGTCACTACCAGATAGCACGTGGACGTTTGAGAGTCAGCAGGTGAGCAgtgatttttattcatttttactTGATGAACGTTTTTGCTAG
- the LOC132873641 gene encoding protocadherin gamma-A11-like gives MVLFFLRISGVAEKMAVMWHTVLFSILLSSRSVLGQVSYSIPEEMVKGSVIGNIALDLGLEIKRLNSGKARVHTVDSVEYIALNKERGMLLIKEKIDRESLCATKTPCALHLQMILENPMELYTITVEITDINDNAPFFQTEEIRIEISEAAAPGARFMLERAMDADVGTNGLQSYSLKPTDHFVLKLETHGDGGKNIEMILQKPLDREKQETFTLLLTAMDGGEPVLSGTVQIHVNVLDANDNAPIFTQKIYKASIIENSPTGSTLTRVSASDADEGTNGQVTYYISNTDKSVKDVFNINEDNGEITLKGQIDYETKSHYQLDIQARDQGGLSDSSKITVNVLDINDNKPTLAILSMASSIQENSPIGNTVAMINVNDPDSEANGKVHCEINDNVPFSIISPSNTVFAMRTDQELDREREAEYNISVTCSDEGVPSLSSSTSLRLHISDVNDNAPVFERNHYEAYVVENNTPGLSIFTVKASDADSNQNARVAYILEDSTVNGVPVSSYVSISADSGVINAVRSFDYEQLKDFHFHVRAQDGGSPPLSSNVTVKITIQDQNDNAPQVLYPVQTGGSVVAEIVPRSADVGYLVTKVVAVDVDSGQNAWLSYKLQKATDRALFEVGAQNGEIRTVRQVTDKDAVKQKLTVVVEDNGQPSRSAVVNINVAVADTFPEVLSEFTDFTHAKQYNDDLTFYLVLALAAVSFLFITTVVVIISVKIYRWRQSRIFYQSNLPVIPYYPPSYADTGVTGTLPHGYHYDACMTTDSRKSDCKYSTLGAQSVLVMDPSFTKTMQRAMKENNLLDEADSLDLVRDYL, from the coding sequence ATGGTATTGTTCTTTCTGAGGATCTCTGGCGTGGCGGAGAAAATGGCAGTGATGTGGCACACGGTGTTGTTTTCTATCCTCCTTTCTTCTCGCTCCGTGCTCGGGCAGGTCAGTTACTCCATACCGGAGGAAATGGTGAAAGGTTCAGTGATCGGAAATATTGCTCTGGATTTGGGTTTGGAAATAAAAAGGCTAAATTCTGGAAAAGCACGAGTTCATACGGTGGACAGCGTAGAATACATTGCACTGAATAAAGAGAGAGGAATGCTCCTCATCAAAGAAAAAATAGATCGAGAGTCGCTTTGCGCAACAAAGACTCCGTGCGCTTTACATCTCCAAATGATTCTTGAAAACCCGATGGAGCTGTATACAATCACTGTCGAAATCACGGACATCAATGATAATGCGCCATTTTTCCAAACAGAGGAAATCAGGATTGAAATAAGCGAGGCTGCTGCACCGGGAGCGAGATTCATGTTAGAGAGAGCAATGGATGCTGATGTCGGTACTAACGGACTTCAGAGCTACTCACTGAAACCGACAGATCATTTTGTGTTAAAACTGGAAACTCATGGAGACGGAGGTAAAAATATAGAAATGATTTTACAAAAACCACTCGATAGAGAAAAGCAGGAAACGTTTACTCTGTTATTAACAGCCATGGATGGAGGTGAACCGGTTCTATCCGGTACTGTACAGATCCACGTTAATGTTCTGGATGCAAATGATAATGCTCCTATCTTTACTCAAAAAATATATAAAGCCTCAATAATTGAAAACTCACCAACGGGTTCAACACTGACAAGGGTGAGCGCATCTGATGCTGATGAAGGAACAAATGGACAGGTGACTTATTACATTTCAAACACAGATAAAAGTGTGAAAGATGTGTTTAACATAAACGAAGATAATGGCGAAATCACACTCAAAGGACAAATTGACTATGAAACTAAAAGCCATTATCAACTTGACATTCAAGCCAGGGACCAAGGAGGTCTCTCAGACTCATCTAAGATAACTGTGAATGTCTTAGATATAAATGACAATAAACCAACTCTTGCTATCCTATCCATGGCGAGTTCCATACAAGAAAACTCCCCTATAGGAAATACTGTTGCAATGATTAACGTAAATGACCCAGACTCAGAAGCAAATGGCAAAGTTCACTGTGAAATCAATGATAATGTTCCATTTTCAATCATATCTCCATCAAACACTGTTTTTGCCATGCGCACAGATCAGGaattagacagagagagagaagctgagtATAacatcagtgtgacttgctctgatGAGGGAGTTCCCTCACTCTCCAGCAGCACTTCTCTCCGTTTACACATATCAGATGTAAATGACAACGCGCCTGTTTTTGAGAGAAATCATTACGAGGCCTATGTGGTGGAGAACAACACACCAGGTCTCTCTATATTCACAGTGAAGGCCAGTGACGCAGACTCCAACCAGAATGCTCGAGTTGCTTATATTTTAGAAGACAGCACTGTCAATGGAGTTCCTGTATCATCATATGTGTCCATCAGTGCTGATAGTGGAGTCATTAATGCTGTGCGCTCTTTCGACTACGAGCAGTTAAAGGACTTCCATTTCCATGTCAGAGCGCAGGATGGAGGCTCCCCTCCACTCAGTAGTAACGTGACAGTGAAAATTACAATCCAAGATCAGAATGACAACGCTCCTCAGGTTCTCTACCCAGTACAGACTGGTGGCTCTGTGGTGGCTGAGATCGTGCCTCGTTCAGCAGATGTCGGCTATCTGGTCACTAAAGTGGTGGCTgttgatgtggactctggacagaACGCCTGGCTCTCCTACAAACTCCAGAAAGCCACAGACAGGGCGCTGTTTGAAGTGGGAGCGCAGAATGGAGAGATACGGACTGTGCGCCAGGTCACTGATAAAGATGCAGTGAAACAAAAGCTGACTGTAGTTGTGGAGGATAACGGACAGCCATCTCGCTCAGCTGTAGTCAACATCAATGTAGCTGTAGCGGACACTTTCCCTGAAGTGCTCTCAGAATTCACCGACTTTACGCACGCCAAACAATATAACGATGACCTCaccttttatttagttttagcatTAGCTGCTGTCTCTTTCCTTTTCATCACAACTGTAGTAGTTATAATATCAGTAAAGATCTACAGGTGGCGACAATCACGGATCTTCTATCAGTCCAATCTCCCAGTTATTCCGTACTATCCACCCAGTTATGCAGACACAGGAGTTACTGGAACTCTGCCGCATGGGTATCATTATGATGCTTGTATGACAACTGACTCAAGGAAGAGTGACTGTAAATATTCTACACTTGGAGCACAAAGTGTTTTAGTGATGGACCCCAGTTTTACAAAAACTATGCAGCGTgcaatgaaggaaaataatctTCTGGATGAGGCTGATTCTCTAGATTTGGTAAGGGATTATTTATAG